Within Methyloversatilis discipulorum, the genomic segment GGTGGTCAAGCGCTGCGCCGAGCGCGGTGTCGGCTATCTGACGCTGTTCGCCTTCAGTTCCGAGAACTGGCGGCGGCCGGCCGAGGAAGTCAATTTCCTGATGCAGCTGTTCGTGCGGGCGCTGGAGGACGAAGTCGTCCGTCTGCACGAGAACGGCATCCGCCTGCGCGTGGTCGGTGATCTGGGCCGTTTCGAGCCGCGTCTGGTCGAACTGATTCGCAATGCCGAGGCGCTGACCGAGGGCAATACAGGCCTCAACCTGACCATAGCCGCCAACTACGGCGGCCGGTGGGACATCCTTCAGGCGGTCGAGCGCATGTTGAAGGCGCACCCCGAGCGTCGTGACGGCTTCACCGAACAGGAACTGGCGCCACATCTGTCGATGGCCTATGCGCCCGAGCCCGATCTGTTCATCCGCACCGGTGGCGAACAGCGCATCAGCAATTTCCTGCTCTGGCAACTGGCCTACACCGAACTCTATTTCACCGACAGCCTGTGGCCGGAATTCAACGGCGCCGCGATCGACGAAGCCATCAAGTCCTACCAGCAGCGGGAACGTCGCTTTGGCCGAACCAGCGAACAGGTCCAGTCAGCGGCCGCCGCCGGCCAGCATGCTTAAGCAGCGCGTACTGACGGCCATCGTCCTGCTGCTCGGACTGTCGGCCGCACTGTGGGGCATGGATCTGGCCGCTTGGGGCTGGCTGGTCGCCGCAATACTGGGTTTCGCCGGCTGGGAGTGGGCGCGCCTGATCGGTTTCGCGCCGCTCGGCGCGCGTGTCGCGGGCGTGCTCACATTCGCCGTGGTCGGTTTCTGCGCGCAACGCGCTTTCGACGCGCTGGGCGTTGTTGCCGACGCGGCGCCCGCGCTGTCCGCACTGCATGCGCTGGCCATTCTGTTCTGGCTGCTGATCGTACCGTTCTGGATGTCGCGTGGCGCACGCCCGGCGCAGGTCTGGCTTGTTCTGACCGGCCTGCTCGTGCTGCTGCCGCCAGCACTGGCGTTGATACAGCTGCGCGCCATCGGCGTGCTGCCCTTGTTGCTGCTGATGGCGGTCGTCTGGATCGCCGACATCGCCGCCTACTTCACCGGCAAGGCCTTCGGTCGGCACAAGCTGGCACCGTCGATCAGCCCGGGCAAGACCTGGGAAGGCGCAGCCGGCGCCGTGGTCGCCGTCCAGCTGTACGGCCTCGCCATCAAGCCGGCGCTGTTCGACGCGGTGCAGATGCCCTCGGCACCGTTCTGGGCGGCGATGCTGCTGTTGCTGACGGCGGTGAGCATCGTCGGTGACCTGTTCGAATCGATGATGAAGCGGCAGGCCGGCATGAAGGACAGCAGCCAGCTGCTGCCCGGCCACGGCGGCGTGCTCGACCGCGTCGACAGCCTGACTGCAACGCTTCCCCTGATAGGCTTCTATCTGCTTAACCTGATACCCGGAGCGTCGAACTGATGCGCAGACTGACCGTACTGGGCGCGACCGGCTCGATCGGCGTCAGCACGCTGGACGTCGTCGCGCGCCATCCGGACCGCTTCGAAATCGTTGCGCTGTCTGGCCATCGCCAGATTGACCGCCTGGCCGAACAGTGCCTCGCCTTCGCGCCACGCATCGCTGTGGTGGCCGACGCGGACGCTGCCGTCGTGTTGCGCGAACGCCTGGCTGGTCGGGTGCCGACCGAGGTCATGCACGGCGTCGACGCGCTCGAAATGGTCGCCGCGCTGCCCGAGGTGGACACCGTGATGGCGGCCATCGTCGGCGCCGCCGGCCTGCTTCCGGCACTGGCGGCGGCGCGCGCCGGCAAGCGCATCCTGCTGGCGAACAAGGAAAGCCTGGTGATGAGCGGCGACCTGTTCATGCGCGAGGTCGCCGCCCACGGCGCAACGCTGTTGCCGATCGACAGCGAACACAACGCCGTCTTCCAGTGCATGCCGGCCAAAGGTCGCGAAGGCGTGCGCCGCATCCTGCTCACCGCGTCGGGTGGCCCGTTCCGCCGCACACCGATCGCCGATCTGGCCAGCGTGACGCCGGCGCAGGCCTGTGCGCACCCGAACTGGGACATGGGACGCAAGATTTCGGTCGATTCGGCCACCATGATGAACAAAGGCCTCGAAGTGATCGAGGCGCGCTGGCTGTTCGACACGCCGGCCGAGCGCATCGACGTGGTGATCCATCCGCAGAGCATCGTGCATTCGATGGTCGAGTACGTCGACGGCTCGGTGCTGGCGCAGATGGGCAACCCGGACATGCGCACGCCGATCGCCCACGCACTGGCCTGGCCGGAGCGGATTGAATCCGGCGTCGGCGTACTCGATCTGGCGGCGGGGGCCGATCTGGTGTTCGAGCGCCCGGATCTCGACCGTTTCCCCTGCCTCAAGTTGGCTTTCGACGCGCTGCGCGCCGGCGCCGGCACGCCGGCCGTGCTCAATGCGGCGAACGAAGTTGCGGTTGCCGCCTTCCTGGAACATCGGCTCGGTTTCCGTGCCATAGCCGACGTGATTGCCGCCACCCTCGACACCCTTCCCGATCAGCCGTCGAGCACGCTCGACGAGGTGTTCGCCGCCGACGCTGCGGCGCGCGAGGTCGCGCGGCGCCAGGTCGGAGCGCGCGCTTGAATCCGCTGTTCTATCTGGGAGCCTTCGCGCTGGCGCTGGGCATCCTGATCACCGTGCACGAACTGGGTCACTACAGCGTGGCGCGGCTGTGCGGCGTCAAGGTGCTGCGGTTCTCTGTCGGCTTCGGCCGCCCGCTGTGGATGCGTCGTTACGGACCGGACCAGACCGAGTGGGCCTTGTCGGTGTTTCCGCTCGGCGGCTACGTCAAGATGCTGGACGAGCGCGAAGGCGAAGTGGCCGAACACGAACGCGACCGCGCCTTCAACCGGCAGACCGTCGGGCGCCGTTTCGCCATCGTTTCGGCCGGGCCGATCGCCAATTTCCTGCTCGCCATCGTTGTCTATTGGGGCCTGTTCATCTACGGCATGGAAGAGCCGCGTGCGCTGCTGGCGGCGCCTGCGGCGGGCACGCCGGCAGCGGTAGCCGGCGTCACCGACGGTGAACAGGTACGCGCGGTCGATGGCAAAGCGATTGCGTCGGCGCAGGATCTGCGCTGGCACGTTGCGCGAGCCGCGGTCGAGGGCCGTTCGCTGGTGCTCGAAACGATCAACGAGCGCGCGGAGATCAACAGCCGCCGTATCGACCTGTCGGGCATAGGCAGCGATGTCGATGCCACGCTGATGGAGCGGGTCGGCCTGCTGCCGTTCCGCCCGCGCGTCGCGACCGTGGTCGGCAGCGTAGGCGAGGGCAGCGCGGCGGACAAGGCCGGCATGCGCGAAGGCGACCGCGTGCTGTCGATCGACGGCCGGGCGGTCGACGACTGGGCGGCCATGGTGCAGCAGGTGCGCGAACTGGGCGGCCGGACGGTCGATGTAGTGGTGCTGCGCGACGGTGCCGAGAAGGTGCTGCGTGCCGACGTCGCGACGGTGGAGGAGGGCGGACAGCGTTTCGGCCGCCTGGGCATCGGCCCCGAACCCGATCCGAGCCTGCGTGAGCGGCTTTTCGTCGAGGTGAGGCACGGTGTCGGCGAATCGCTGCTGCTGGCGGTGGGCCAGACCTGGGACACGGCCCTGTTCAGCCTCAAGGCCTTCGGCCGCATGATCACCGGCGAACTGTCGTGGAAGAACCTGAGCGGACCGGTCACCATCGCCGACTACGCGGGTCAGTCGGCGGCCATGGGGCTGACCCATTACATCAAGTTCATCGCCCTGATCAGCATCAGTCTGGGCGTGCTCAACCTGCTGCCCATCCCGCTGCTGGACGGTGGGCACTTGATGTACTATACGATCGAATTTTTCAAGGGCGGTCCGGTTCCGGAGCGGGTCATGGAAATCGGGCAACAGGTCGGCCTCGCCATCCTGCTGATGCTCATGGCGTTCGCCTTCTACAACGATATCAATCGCCTTTTCGGTTGACTACCGACTGAATTCCCCACTTCCCCCAATGCGCAAGTTTCTCCTGCCCGCCCTGATCGCGGGACTGCTGTCGGCTCATGCTCACGCCTTCGAGCCTTTCGTCGTCCGCGACATTCGCGTCGAGGGAATCCAGCGGACCGAAGCCGGCACGGTGTTCAACTATCTGCCGGTGCGCGTCGGCGAGAGCTTCACCGAGGACAAGGCGGCCGAGGCCATCAAGGCGCTGTTCGCGACCGGCTTCTTCAAGGACGTGCGCATCGAGGTCGAGGGCGACGTGCTGGTGGTGGTGATCGAGGAGCGCCCGGCGATCGCCTCGCTCGACTTCACCGGCATGAAGGAATTCGACAAGGAAGCGATCAAGAAGGGTCTGCGTGACGTCGGCCTGGCCGAGTCGCGCATCTTCGACCGCGCCGTGCTGGAGCGCGCCGAGCAGGAACTGAAGCGACAGTACCTGTCGCGCGGCCGTTACTCGGTCGAGGTCAAGACCACCGTGACGCCGCTCGAGCGCAACCGCGTGGCGATCAACTTCCAGGTCGACGAAGGCGAGGTCGCCAAGATCCGTCAGATCAATATCGTCGGTGCCAGTGCCTTCAAGGAGAAGGACCTGCTGAAGATGATCACGCTGACCACGCCGAACTGGCTCACCTGGTACACGAAGAATGACCAGTATTCGCGCCAGAAGCTGAGCGCCGACGTGGAAACGCTGCGCAGCTGGTACCTCGATCGCGGCTACCTCGAATTCAACGTCGATTCGACCCAGGTGTCGATCACGCCGGACAAGCAGGACATCTACATCACCATCTCGATCACCGAAGGCAAGAAATACACGGTGTCCGGTGTCAAGCTGTCGGGCGATCTGCTGCTGCCGGAAGAGGAACTGCGCAAGCTGGTGAAGCTGAAGCCGGGCGACGAGTTCTCGCGCAAGAACCTGACCGACACCACCAAGGCGATCAACGACCGTCTCGGCAACGAAGGCTATGCCTTCGCCAACGTCAATGCGGTGCCGGAACCGGACAAGGAGAAGCAGACCGTCTCCTTCACCGTGTTTGTCGATCCGGGCCGCCGCGTCTATGTGCGCCGGGTGAACGTGCTGGGCAACAGCAAGACCGCCGACCAGGTCATCCGCCGCGAATTCCGGCAGATGGAAGGCGCCTGGTACGACGGCGAAAAGATCAACCGCTCGCGTACCCGCGTCGATCGTCTTGGCTACTTCGATGCGGCCACGGTGGAAACGCCGGCCGTGCCCGGTACCACCGACCAGGTCGACGTGAACCTGACGGTGAAGGAAAAGCCGACAGGCAACCTGATGTTCGGTGCCGGCTTCTCCAGCTCGGAAAGCCTGATCCTGTCGACCTCGATTTCGCAGCAGAACCTGTTCGGCAGCGGCAAGTCGATGTCGCTGAGCCTGAACAGCGGCAGTATCAACAAGACCTACGCGCTGTCCTTCACCGATCCGTACTACACGCCGGACGGCATTTCGCGTGGTTTCGACGTCTATCTGCGCAACGTTGATCCGTCCCGCCTGCGTATCGGCAACTACCGCACGTCGTCGGTCGGCGCCGGTCTGCGCTGGGGTTTCCCGATCCGCGAGGACGACCGCATCAATTTCGGTCTGGCGGTCGATCAGACCTCGATCGACACCTTCTCCGACAGCCCGCAGCGCTACAAGAACTTCGTCAATGAATTCGGCGACACCAACAACTCGCTGGTGAGCACCATAGGCTGGGCACGCGACACGCGCGACAGCTTCATCTACCCGACGCGAGGCTCGATCCAGCGGGTCAACGGTGAAGTCGCCATTCCGCCCGGCGGGTTGCGTTACATGAAGGCCTCCTACCAGCACCAGACCTATTTCCCGCTGTGGGGCAACTTCGTGCTGATGCTCAACGGCGAACTGGGTTATGGTCGCGGTTATGGCGACAAGCCGCTGCCCTTCTATAAGAACTTCTACGTCGGCGGCATCGGTTCGGTGCGGGGCTTCGAAACGGCGTCGATCGGCCAGCGTGACCGCGATGGCAATGGCAACCTGCTGCGCACCACCATTGGCGGCGACCGCCGGCTGGTGATGAACGCCGAGGTGCTGTTCCCCTTCCCCGGCATGGGACAGGACAAATCGCTGCGTCTGGGCACCTTCGTCGATGCGGGTAACGTCTGGGCCGACGGCCAGAGCCTGAGTCTGGGCGATATGCGTTATAGTGCCGGCCTTTCCGTGGCGTGGAGTTCGCCCATGGGACCGCTGAAGTTCAGCATTGCACAGCCCCTGAACAAGGATCCGCTCGATCGTCTGCAGCGCTTCCAGTTCCAGATGGGCAATGTGTTCTGATCAAGAAGAGCTCCGTATGAACAGGTCGAGTATGTCCGCACGCTCCATATTCATTGCATTGCTGTCTTCGCTCGCTTTGCTGACGGCCGCACCGGTGCGCGCAGAAAGCGACGTCAAGATCGGCTTCGTCGACACCGAACGCATCCTGCGCGAGGCGGCACCGGCGGTGCGCGCGCAGAAGAAGCTCGAAAAGGAATTCGAGAAGCGCAGCCAGGAGCTGGAAAAGCTGGCCAAGCAGCTGCAGGGCATGCAGCAGAACATGGAAAAGAATGCGGTCACGCTGTCCGACAGCGACCGCCGCGCCAAGGAGCGCG encodes:
- the uppS gene encoding polyprenyl diphosphate synthase, which gives rise to MSSSTGTSAVPRHIAIIMDGNGRWARRRFMPRVAGHRKGVEAVRAVVKRCAERGVGYLTLFAFSSENWRRPAEEVNFLMQLFVRALEDEVVRLHENGIRLRVVGDLGRFEPRLVELIRNAEALTEGNTGLNLTIAANYGGRWDILQAVERMLKAHPERRDGFTEQELAPHLSMAYAPEPDLFIRTGGEQRISNFLLWQLAYTELYFTDSLWPEFNGAAIDEAIKSYQQRERRFGRTSEQVQSAAAAGQHA
- a CDS encoding phosphatidate cytidylyltransferase, whose protein sequence is MLKQRVLTAIVLLLGLSAALWGMDLAAWGWLVAAILGFAGWEWARLIGFAPLGARVAGVLTFAVVGFCAQRAFDALGVVADAAPALSALHALAILFWLLIVPFWMSRGARPAQVWLVLTGLLVLLPPALALIQLRAIGVLPLLLLMAVVWIADIAAYFTGKAFGRHKLAPSISPGKTWEGAAGAVVAVQLYGLAIKPALFDAVQMPSAPFWAAMLLLLTAVSIVGDLFESMMKRQAGMKDSSQLLPGHGGVLDRVDSLTATLPLIGFYLLNLIPGASN
- the ispC gene encoding 1-deoxy-D-xylulose-5-phosphate reductoisomerase, with the translated sequence MRRLTVLGATGSIGVSTLDVVARHPDRFEIVALSGHRQIDRLAEQCLAFAPRIAVVADADAAVVLRERLAGRVPTEVMHGVDALEMVAALPEVDTVMAAIVGAAGLLPALAAARAGKRILLANKESLVMSGDLFMREVAAHGATLLPIDSEHNAVFQCMPAKGREGVRRILLTASGGPFRRTPIADLASVTPAQACAHPNWDMGRKISVDSATMMNKGLEVIEARWLFDTPAERIDVVIHPQSIVHSMVEYVDGSVLAQMGNPDMRTPIAHALAWPERIESGVGVLDLAAGADLVFERPDLDRFPCLKLAFDALRAGAGTPAVLNAANEVAVAAFLEHRLGFRAIADVIAATLDTLPDQPSSTLDEVFAADAAAREVARRQVGARA
- the rseP gene encoding RIP metalloprotease RseP produces the protein MNPLFYLGAFALALGILITVHELGHYSVARLCGVKVLRFSVGFGRPLWMRRYGPDQTEWALSVFPLGGYVKMLDEREGEVAEHERDRAFNRQTVGRRFAIVSAGPIANFLLAIVVYWGLFIYGMEEPRALLAAPAAGTPAAVAGVTDGEQVRAVDGKAIASAQDLRWHVARAAVEGRSLVLETINERAEINSRRIDLSGIGSDVDATLMERVGLLPFRPRVATVVGSVGEGSAADKAGMREGDRVLSIDGRAVDDWAAMVQQVRELGGRTVDVVVLRDGAEKVLRADVATVEEGGQRFGRLGIGPEPDPSLRERLFVEVRHGVGESLLLAVGQTWDTALFSLKAFGRMITGELSWKNLSGPVTIADYAGQSAAMGLTHYIKFIALISISLGVLNLLPIPLLDGGHLMYYTIEFFKGGPVPERVMEIGQQVGLAILLMLMAFAFYNDINRLFG
- the bamA gene encoding outer membrane protein assembly factor BamA produces the protein MRKFLLPALIAGLLSAHAHAFEPFVVRDIRVEGIQRTEAGTVFNYLPVRVGESFTEDKAAEAIKALFATGFFKDVRIEVEGDVLVVVIEERPAIASLDFTGMKEFDKEAIKKGLRDVGLAESRIFDRAVLERAEQELKRQYLSRGRYSVEVKTTVTPLERNRVAINFQVDEGEVAKIRQINIVGASAFKEKDLLKMITLTTPNWLTWYTKNDQYSRQKLSADVETLRSWYLDRGYLEFNVDSTQVSITPDKQDIYITISITEGKKYTVSGVKLSGDLLLPEEELRKLVKLKPGDEFSRKNLTDTTKAINDRLGNEGYAFANVNAVPEPDKEKQTVSFTVFVDPGRRVYVRRVNVLGNSKTADQVIRREFRQMEGAWYDGEKINRSRTRVDRLGYFDAATVETPAVPGTTDQVDVNLTVKEKPTGNLMFGAGFSSSESLILSTSISQQNLFGSGKSMSLSLNSGSINKTYALSFTDPYYTPDGISRGFDVYLRNVDPSRLRIGNYRTSSVGAGLRWGFPIREDDRINFGLAVDQTSIDTFSDSPQRYKNFVNEFGDTNNSLVSTIGWARDTRDSFIYPTRGSIQRVNGEVAIPPGGLRYMKASYQHQTYFPLWGNFVLMLNGELGYGRGYGDKPLPFYKNFYVGGIGSVRGFETASIGQRDRDGNGNLLRTTIGGDRRLVMNAEVLFPFPGMGQDKSLRLGTFVDAGNVWADGQSLSLGDMRYSAGLSVAWSSPMGPLKFSIAQPLNKDPLDRLQRFQFQMGNVF
- a CDS encoding OmpH family outer membrane protein, producing the protein MSARSIFIALLSSLALLTAAPVRAESDVKIGFVDTERILREAAPAVRAQKKLEKEFEKRSQELEKLAKQLQGMQQNMEKNAVTLSDSDRRAKEREFSELTRDMQRREREYREDLNQRRNEELAGVLDKANKAIKVIAEAEKYDIIFQEVVYRSQRIDITEKVLKALADPPASK